The genomic segment TGTTCTTCGAGGATGCGTCAAGCTCTGTGGTCATAGAGTGGCCCTTCCATGGGAGGAGAGATGGACGTCCCGCAACGCAAACAGAGTGCTACCACCGCCAGTCGGGTGTTCGACGCCATGCGTCATGACCTGGTCAATGGCCGCTTTGCCGCCGGCGAGAAGGTGGCCATCAATGGTCTCAAGGAGCAGTATCAGGTGGGCCTGAGCCCGCTGCGCGAGGCGCTCAACCGCCTCGCCGCCTATGGGCTGCTGGTGCAGGAGAATCAGCGCGGTTTCCGGGTGCCGCGCCTGGACCGACGCGAACTCGACGATGTCGCCGGCATGCGCCGCGAGCTGGAAGGCATGGCACTCGAGCGCGCGATCCTCAACGGCGACGCAGAGTGGGAATCGGAGCTGCTGGCCGCCGCTCACCGCCTCAAGCGAGCCGATCTGTCGCCGACCAAGGTCGATGAGTGGGAGCAACTGCACTCACGCTTCCACAGTACCCTGGTGGCGCCCTGCGGCTCGGTATGGCTGCTGCGCTTCATCGACCAGTTGCACGACCAGTTCGACCGCTATCGGCGCATGGCCCCCGGCGTGCCCGAGGTGCGCAAGATCCTCGATGCCCAGCACGGCGAGCTGGTCGAGCTGGCCCTGGAGCGCGACGTCAAGGCGGCGCGGGCGCTGCTCGAGGACCATATCGACCGCTCTTATGAAGTGGCGCGGGGAAGCTGCAAGTAGGCGCTACTCGCCGACGCTGAGGCGCCCCTTGAGGCGTGAGGTCAGCTCGCTCAAGCGAGCCGGGTCTTGGTCGGCGGGCCAGCCGACCCGCAGGCTCACGCCGCTGGCGTGATAGTCGGCCCCGCGTACCGGAATTTGCTGCTCGCTGAGCCAGCTGCGGGCCTCGGCTTCGCCGGCGAAATCGACGCCGAGGGTGAGCGCACGGCGGGGCGTGAAATCTATCAGCGGCAGCTGCTCGAGCCCCTTGGACACGGCCTGGGCATAGGCGCGGGCCAAACCGCCGGTGCCCAGCTTGGTACCGCCGAAGTAGCGAATGACCACGCACCCCACCTGGCCGATGCCGGCCCCCTCCAGCACCTGGAACATTGGGCGCCCCGCGGTGCCGCCGGGCTCGCCGTCGTCGGAGAAACCGATCGCCTGCTGCTCGCCGGGCGGGCCGGCAACGAAGGCACTACAGTGGTGGCTGGCGCCGGGATGAGCCTGGCGGGCGGCGGCCAGCAGCGACTCGAATGCCTCGG from the Halomonas sp. 1513 genome contains:
- a CDS encoding IMPACT family protein; translated protein: MGYPIPDLEEGLWLESELEVEKSRFIAWLCHAPTAEAFESLLAAARQAHPGASHHCSAFVAGPPGEQQAIGFSDDGEPGGTAGRPMFQVLEGAGIGQVGCVVIRYFGGTKLGTGGLARAYAQAVSKGLEQLPLIDFTPRRALTLGVDFAGEAEARSWLSEQQIPVRGADYHASGVSLRVGWPADQDPARLSELTSRLKGRLSVGE
- a CDS encoding GntR family transcriptional regulator: MDVPQRKQSATTASRVFDAMRHDLVNGRFAAGEKVAINGLKEQYQVGLSPLREALNRLAAYGLLVQENQRGFRVPRLDRRELDDVAGMRRELEGMALERAILNGDAEWESELLAAAHRLKRADLSPTKVDEWEQLHSRFHSTLVAPCGSVWLLRFIDQLHDQFDRYRRMAPGVPEVRKILDAQHGELVELALERDVKAARALLEDHIDRSYEVARGSCK